In Cycloclasticus sp., a single genomic region encodes these proteins:
- a CDS encoding ribonucleotide-diphosphate reductase subunit beta: MLNWDDPFSNQKPTAKIVQKPDVIVTHSQNGSVKPINPEDKRVVNGFADINQLAPFKYQWAWNYFLNANKNHWTPLDVNMTQDIHDYHHNLTLEERHVYENVLAYLTTSDILAMRNIGLAVMEKMSAPELQIYQARQVYEEAMHTWTYQHCIETIGLDQGEIYNRYRVVPQINRKIQLCSERLGSIMRPDIDLSDRAELENFLMSYFFFAAIFEGTWFYNGFSPIFALQRRGLMKGTAEQLQYIMRDEVMHCSFGLRVIKQIMLEENIAIDPKAAQELWEEAEAAENDYAEYLFENPILGYNKEDHMEQFRFIANRRARSLEMPEPFPGAKNTLTWLDEQANLRKEKNFFETRVTEYQTGGALSW, from the coding sequence ATGCTTAATTGGGACGACCCTTTTTCAAACCAAAAACCGACCGCCAAGATTGTGCAAAAACCTGATGTCATCGTGACTCATTCACAAAATGGCTCCGTAAAACCGATCAATCCAGAAGATAAACGCGTGGTGAATGGTTTTGCGGACATCAATCAACTCGCGCCATTCAAGTACCAATGGGCGTGGAATTATTTCTTAAACGCCAATAAAAATCATTGGACGCCGCTGGATGTGAATATGACCCAAGATATTCACGATTATCATCATAATCTGACCTTGGAAGAACGCCATGTTTATGAAAATGTTCTGGCTTACTTAACCACCTCCGATATTCTCGCAATGCGTAATATTGGCTTAGCCGTGATGGAAAAAATGAGCGCGCCTGAGCTGCAAATATACCAAGCACGGCAGGTGTATGAAGAAGCCATGCACACTTGGACATACCAACATTGCATTGAAACCATCGGACTAGATCAAGGGGAAATTTATAACCGCTACCGCGTGGTTCCGCAAATAAACCGTAAAATTCAATTATGCAGCGAGCGGCTTGGATCGATTATGCGCCCAGATATAGACCTATCCGACCGCGCCGAATTAGAAAACTTCCTGATGTCGTATTTCTTTTTTGCAGCTATTTTTGAAGGCACCTGGTTTTACAATGGCTTTAGCCCCATTTTTGCCCTACAACGCCGTGGTCTAATGAAAGGCACCGCCGAACAACTGCAATACATCATGCGCGATGAAGTAATGCACTGCTCTTTTGGGCTACGGGTGATCAAACAAATAATGCTCGAAGAGAATATAGCGATCGACCCAAAAGCCGCGCAAGAACTGTGGGAAGAAGCAGAAGCGGCAGAAAACGATTATGCCGAGTATCTTTTTGAAAATCCTATTTTGGGTTACAACAAAGAAGACCACATGGAGCAGTTCCGCTTTATTGCCAATCGACGTGCACGTTCATTAGAGATGCCCGAGCCCTTCCCCGGCGCAAAAAACACCTTAACGTGGTTAGATGAACAAGCAAACTTAAGAAAAGAGAAAAACTTCTTTGAAACTCGGGTGACAGAGTATCAAACTGGCGGCGCTCTTAGTTGGTAA
- the leuB gene encoding 3-isopropylmalate dehydrogenase, whose amino-acid sequence MKNYKIAVMAGDGIGPEIMQEAVKVLKLVEERNDVTFELMPALFGACAYFETGDAFPQETKDICDAADAIIKGPIGLSHEESKKIPIDKQPERGALLPMRKRYNTYANYRPVSLPQTLAHFSPLKPEIIGDGIDLIMIRELVGGLYFGKKEVGVNDQGLRYVKETLEYDEAQIRQIMHHAFKLANSRKKVLHNIHKSNVLKSSVLWNEVMEEVATEYPEVEVINILVDAVATLLCLKPTQFDVMVMENMFGDILSDQGGGILGSLGLMPSACLGDEKAYYEPSHGSAPDIAGKNMANPYSMIGSVAMMLEYSFGMVDEAKNVWAAMQGVFADGYSTADLSKPGSGVNMISTVEFGDKVVEKLKAMPKV is encoded by the coding sequence ATGAAAAATTACAAAATTGCCGTTATGGCAGGGGACGGCATTGGCCCAGAAATTATGCAAGAAGCCGTTAAGGTTCTTAAATTGGTTGAAGAACGCAATGACGTGACGTTTGAATTAATGCCTGCGCTATTTGGCGCGTGTGCTTACTTTGAAACAGGCGATGCATTCCCACAAGAAACAAAAGACATTTGTGACGCAGCTGATGCCATCATTAAAGGCCCTATTGGTTTAAGCCACGAAGAGTCTAAAAAGATTCCTATTGATAAACAGCCTGAACGTGGTGCCTTGTTACCGATGCGTAAACGCTATAACACCTACGCTAACTACCGCCCAGTTTCACTACCTCAAACACTCGCTCACTTCTCGCCGTTAAAGCCTGAAATTATTGGTGACGGCATTGACCTGATCATGATTCGCGAATTAGTTGGCGGCTTATATTTTGGTAAAAAAGAAGTTGGCGTAAACGATCAAGGTCTTCGCTACGTTAAAGAAACGTTGGAATATGACGAAGCGCAAATTCGCCAGATCATGCATCACGCGTTTAAATTGGCTAACAGCCGTAAGAAAGTTTTACATAATATCCACAAAAGCAACGTACTGAAATCGTCTGTACTGTGGAACGAAGTTATGGAAGAAGTGGCTACCGAATACCCAGAGGTTGAGGTGATTAATATCTTAGTCGACGCTGTTGCTACCTTGCTTTGCTTAAAACCAACGCAGTTTGACGTGATGGTAATGGAAAACATGTTTGGCGACATTTTAAGCGACCAAGGCGGCGGAATTTTAGGCTCTTTAGGCCTTATGCCTTCAGCGTGTTTAGGCGACGAAAAAGCTTACTACGAACCTTCTCACGGTTCTGCGCCCGACATTGCTGGCAAGAATATGGCGAATCCTTATTCCATGATTGGCTCTGTCGCGATGATGTTGGAATACAGCTTTGGTATGGTCGATGAAGCGAAAAACGTTTGGGCTGCCATGCAAGGCGTGTTTGCCGATGGTTACTCGACCGCCGATTTATCGAAACCGGGTTCTGGCGTGAATATGATCAGCACGGTTGAATTTGGTGACAAGGTTGTTGAGAAATTAAAAGCAATGCCAAAGGTATAA
- a CDS encoding alpha-isopropylmalate synthase regulatory domain-containing protein, which yields MDSRYIQIMDTTLRDGEQTQGVSFSPAEKVSIAKALLESLRVDRVEVASACVSEGEQEAVRNINEWAQSEGLGDAVEVLGFADHKRSVDWIVAANGKVINLLTKGSEKHCREQLGKTLEQHVEQVLNTINYALEQGLKVNVYLEDWSNGYADSPDYVFAFMDSIKDSGIEHFMLPDTLGVMSPDEVFSALSDMCERYPEVQFDFHPHNDYGLGTANIMAAVRAGVSAIHCTVNCLGERAGNASVSEVTVVLRDKMGMKLAIDESNIVRLSNMVENFSGKWVSANAPIIGEDVFTQTAGIHADGDKKGGLYESKLSPERFSRIRSYALGKMSGKASLSKNLERLGITLSDENQKKVLERIVRLGDSKQTITTEDLPFIIADVLESESYKHIKLLDCSVTSRLDQSSVANIKVNIKGKDHESSGSGNGGFDAFIDAVNKVLSEYDAVLPELADYEVRIPKGGHTNALTECVITWDNDIKMRKTRGVHANQVFASILAALRMINIQLHEKV from the coding sequence ATGGATTCTCGATATATCCAAATAATGGATACCACCTTGCGTGATGGTGAGCAAACGCAGGGTGTGTCGTTTTCGCCTGCCGAAAAAGTCAGTATTGCTAAAGCCCTGCTTGAATCTCTGCGCGTTGATCGTGTAGAAGTTGCTTCTGCCTGTGTTTCTGAGGGAGAGCAAGAGGCCGTTCGTAATATCAACGAATGGGCGCAGTCTGAAGGATTAGGCGATGCCGTTGAAGTGCTGGGTTTTGCCGATCATAAGCGCAGTGTGGATTGGATTGTTGCCGCTAACGGTAAAGTGATTAACCTGTTGACTAAGGGCAGTGAAAAACATTGCCGGGAACAGCTAGGTAAAACGCTTGAACAGCATGTTGAGCAAGTGCTTAACACGATCAATTACGCTTTAGAGCAAGGCTTGAAGGTTAATGTGTACCTTGAAGACTGGTCGAATGGTTATGCCGATAGCCCAGACTATGTGTTTGCCTTTATGGACAGCATTAAAGACTCTGGCATAGAACATTTTATGTTGCCTGATACCTTGGGTGTTATGTCGCCAGATGAAGTGTTCTCAGCGTTGAGTGACATGTGTGAACGCTACCCAGAGGTGCAATTCGATTTCCACCCGCATAACGATTATGGCTTAGGAACAGCCAATATAATGGCCGCAGTTCGTGCCGGCGTGAGCGCAATTCACTGTACAGTTAACTGCTTGGGCGAGCGCGCGGGTAATGCATCGGTGTCGGAAGTGACCGTTGTGTTACGCGATAAGATGGGTATGAAATTAGCGATTGATGAAAGTAATATTGTTCGTTTGAGTAATATGGTGGAAAATTTTTCCGGTAAATGGGTGTCAGCCAATGCGCCTATTATTGGAGAAGATGTGTTTACCCAAACGGCGGGCATTCATGCCGATGGCGATAAAAAAGGCGGTTTGTACGAAAGCAAACTCAGCCCTGAACGTTTCTCAAGAATACGCAGTTACGCGCTCGGTAAAATGAGTGGCAAAGCATCGCTAAGTAAAAATTTAGAGCGATTGGGTATTACGTTATCAGATGAAAATCAAAAGAAAGTACTCGAACGCATCGTCCGCTTAGGAGACTCTAAGCAAACCATCACCACCGAAGACTTGCCGTTTATTATCGCTGATGTATTGGAAAGTGAGAGCTATAAGCACATTAAACTGCTCGACTGTTCGGTTACAAGTCGGTTAGATCAGTCGTCAGTCGCCAATATTAAGGTCAATATAAAAGGCAAAGATCATGAGTCATCAGGGTCGGGTAACGGCGGGTTTGATGCCTTTATAGACGCCGTTAATAAGGTTCTTTCTGAGTATGATGCGGTGTTGCCTGAGTTAGCAGATTATGAAGTGCGTATTCCTAAAGGCGGGCATACTAACGCATTAACGGAATGTGTTATCACTTGGGATAATGACATAAAAATGCGTAAAACGCGTGGTGTGCATGCCAATCAGGTGTTTGCTTCTATTTTGGCAGCGCTACGGATGATTAACATTCAGTTGCACGAAAAAGTTTAG
- the leuD gene encoding 3-isopropylmalate dehydratase small subunit — MEQYKTHESIAALMNRNNVDTDQIIPKQFLKKVERTGFGVHLFHDWRYNDDGVTDNPDFELNKPAFKGAKVLVAGDNFGCGSSREHAPWAIADYGFNTIISTSYADIFYNNCFKNGILAIKVNEAQLNALMEEINANEGVSFSVDLENQKVTTPAGNGFDFEIDPFRKENMIKGLDDIGLTLKHEAKIGTYEEQHKQRFPWLWA, encoded by the coding sequence ATGGAACAATATAAAACACACGAAAGCATCGCGGCGTTGATGAATAGAAACAACGTTGATACCGATCAAATTATTCCTAAACAGTTTTTGAAAAAAGTTGAACGTACCGGTTTTGGTGTGCACTTGTTTCACGATTGGCGCTACAACGATGATGGCGTAACCGATAATCCAGACTTTGAATTAAACAAGCCAGCTTTTAAAGGCGCAAAAGTTCTTGTGGCGGGTGATAACTTTGGTTGTGGTTCATCGCGTGAGCATGCGCCGTGGGCGATTGCCGATTATGGTTTTAACACAATAATTTCAACCAGTTATGCTGATATTTTTTATAACAACTGTTTTAAAAATGGCATTTTGGCTATTAAAGTGAACGAAGCGCAGTTAAATGCATTAATGGAAGAAATTAATGCGAACGAAGGCGTTAGTTTTTCTGTTGATCTTGAAAACCAAAAAGTGACAACACCTGCGGGTAATGGTTTTGACTTTGAAATTGATCCCTTCCGTAAAGAGAATATGATAAAAGGGCTTGATGATATTGGTTTAACTTTGAAGCACGAAGCTAAAATTGGTACCTACGAAGAGCAGCACAAACAACGCTTTCCTTGGCTCTGGGCATAA
- the leuC gene encoding 3-isopropylmalate dehydratase large subunit — MKKTMYEKIWESHFVHQEPGQAPLLYVDRHLMHEVTSPQAFEGLRMSKRKVRNPHSILATMDHCVPTKDRDLPIADPIAKKQIETMADNCAENGLNLYDMESPDNGVIHVVVPEHGFVHPGMVVVCGDSHTATHGAFGALAFGIGTSEVEHVMATQTLPQQKSKTMLVQVNGKLSKHCTAKDIALAIVGVTGTAGGTGYVFEYAGEAIEALSMEGRMTVCNMAIEAGARAGMVAPDQKTFDFLAGKEFAPKEEHWDQALTYWKSLVTDEGAEYDAVITLEAGDIAPQVTWGTSPEQVVGVNGVVPAPASFDNKGKSLACEGALAYMDLEANTKITDINIDYVFIGSCTNGRIEDFRDAAEMAKGTQVASGVTAIAVPGSFHVKIQAEKEGLDKIFKDAGWEWREPGCSMCLAMNGDELKDGQRCASTSNRNFEGRQGKGGRTHLVSPAMAAAAAAAGHFVDISKLG, encoded by the coding sequence ATGAAAAAAACAATGTACGAAAAAATCTGGGAAAGTCACTTTGTTCACCAAGAACCAGGACAGGCCCCTTTGTTATATGTTGATAGACACTTAATGCACGAGGTGACTAGCCCGCAAGCGTTTGAAGGTTTGCGCATGTCGAAGAGAAAAGTGCGGAATCCCCACAGTATTTTGGCCACCATGGACCATTGTGTGCCGACGAAAGATCGTGATCTTCCTATTGCTGACCCTATTGCTAAAAAACAAATTGAAACAATGGCGGACAACTGTGCAGAAAACGGTTTAAACCTGTATGACATGGAAAGCCCAGATAACGGCGTTATTCACGTGGTTGTGCCAGAACACGGTTTTGTACACCCAGGCATGGTAGTTGTTTGTGGCGATAGCCATACAGCGACACACGGTGCATTTGGTGCGTTGGCATTTGGTATAGGCACGTCAGAAGTAGAACACGTGATGGCAACACAAACATTGCCGCAACAAAAATCAAAAACAATGCTGGTACAAGTGAACGGCAAATTGTCTAAACACTGTACGGCTAAAGACATTGCCTTGGCGATTGTTGGTGTAACCGGAACAGCGGGTGGCACAGGCTATGTATTTGAGTATGCAGGCGAGGCAATTGAGGCGCTTTCAATGGAAGGCCGTATGACAGTCTGTAATATGGCGATTGAAGCGGGTGCGCGTGCCGGTATGGTGGCACCAGATCAAAAGACCTTTGATTTCTTGGCGGGCAAAGAATTTGCACCTAAAGAAGAGCATTGGGATCAAGCATTAACGTACTGGAAATCATTAGTAACCGACGAAGGTGCTGAATATGATGCTGTTATTACGTTAGAGGCAGGCGATATTGCACCACAAGTAACTTGGGGTACGTCACCTGAGCAAGTGGTTGGTGTTAACGGCGTTGTGCCTGCTCCAGCAAGTTTTGATAACAAAGGTAAAAGCCTTGCGTGTGAAGGTGCCTTAGCCTATATGGACCTTGAAGCGAATACAAAAATAACGGATATCAATATCGATTACGTGTTTATTGGTTCTTGTACCAATGGCCGTATTGAAGATTTCCGTGATGCTGCCGAAATGGCAAAAGGCACGCAAGTGGCTAGTGGTGTAACAGCGATTGCCGTACCGGGTTCTTTTCACGTGAAAATTCAGGCAGAAAAAGAAGGTTTGGATAAAATCTTTAAAGACGCGGGTTGGGAATGGCGCGAACCGGGCTGTTCCATGTGTTTAGCAATGAATGGCGATGAGCTTAAAGACGGCCAACGTTGCGCATCAACATCAAACCGTAACTTCGAAGGGCGTCAAGGTAAAGGCGGTCGCACGCATTTGGTGTCTCCTGCAATGGCAGCGGCGGCAGCGGCAGCGGGTCATTTCGTTGACATCAGTAAATTAGGTTAA
- a CDS encoding alpha/beta fold hydrolase, producing MATLTEQNTSKYVKIKNLDLNLHYNEAGNGKETVIMLHGGGPGAAGWSNFSRNIDAFSEKYRTILLDCPGFNKSDTIITGDARDVLNARAIKGLMDELNIEKAHLVGNSMGGASALSFSLEFADRLDKMVLMGAGGGGQSMFSPMPLEGIKLLVTLYQNPSLEALKKMIEVFVYDPSLMSDELIESRFENMMRKPEHLENFMKSFAKSKLIVTDFTPNLSKIGAETFIIWGRDDRFCPLDHGLKFLWGIPSADLHILSQCGHWAQWEHAEKFNTLTLDFLAR from the coding sequence ATGGCTACTCTCACCGAACAAAACACCAGTAAATACGTCAAGATTAAAAATTTGGATCTGAACCTCCATTACAATGAGGCTGGCAACGGAAAAGAAACCGTTATTATGCTGCATGGCGGTGGTCCAGGCGCAGCGGGTTGGAGTAACTTCTCGCGCAATATTGACGCATTCTCAGAAAAATATCGCACTATTTTATTAGACTGCCCTGGCTTTAATAAATCTGACACCATCATCACTGGTGATGCACGCGATGTCTTGAATGCTCGTGCGATAAAAGGCTTGATGGACGAACTTAACATCGAGAAAGCCCACTTAGTAGGCAACTCCATGGGTGGCGCAAGCGCACTTAGTTTTTCACTCGAATTTGCAGACCGCTTAGACAAAATGGTCCTTATGGGCGCTGGTGGTGGCGGACAAAGCATGTTTTCACCCATGCCCTTAGAAGGCATAAAATTACTGGTTACCCTTTACCAAAACCCATCATTAGAAGCGCTCAAGAAAATGATTGAAGTTTTCGTTTATGACCCGTCTCTTATGAGTGATGAGCTCATTGAAAGTCGCTTTGAAAACATGATGAGAAAACCAGAACATCTAGAAAATTTCATGAAAAGTTTTGCAAAATCAAAGCTTATTGTCACTGATTTCACGCCAAACCTTAGCAAGATTGGAGCAGAAACATTCATTATATGGGGTCGTGATGATCGCTTCTGCCCACTCGACCATGGACTCAAGTTTTTATGGGGCATTCCCAGTGCTGACTTACATATTCTTAGCCAATGCGGACATTGGGCTCAGTGGGAACATGCAGAAAAGTTCAACACACTAACTCTAGACTTTTTAGCCCGTTAG
- a CDS encoding type III pantothenate kinase → MLQLFIDKGNTALKWQLVEKTSLVGEGVVSNERLLEDEWNTLATQRLSGIYVSSVGSDNFCRDLTVWAKKYSQPLPVFIESTREVCGVVNAYKEPERLGVDRWLAMIAAHNKYPGMLCVVDSGTALTMDFLLGNGEHLGGFIVPGAALMTKSLLDNTQKIQLDDTAKQGQLGKNTKEAVSFGIEQMLQAFVRGKVVEIESKYQQKVTVVLTGGHANDLLDGLVVSVELEGDLVLQGLKLIVKQSQ, encoded by the coding sequence ATGCTTCAGTTATTTATAGATAAGGGTAATACAGCGCTCAAATGGCAGCTTGTTGAGAAAACTTCTTTAGTGGGAGAGGGTGTTGTTAGCAACGAAAGACTATTAGAGGATGAATGGAATACGCTGGCGACACAGAGGCTATCTGGTATTTATGTTTCAAGCGTGGGCTCTGATAACTTCTGTCGTGATTTGACAGTGTGGGCTAAAAAATATAGTCAGCCTTTACCCGTGTTTATTGAAAGTACGCGTGAAGTTTGCGGTGTGGTTAATGCGTATAAAGAGCCAGAACGGTTGGGTGTGGACCGTTGGTTAGCCATGATTGCTGCGCACAATAAATATCCTGGGATGCTATGTGTGGTGGATAGTGGTACAGCGTTAACGATGGATTTTTTGTTAGGAAATGGCGAACATTTGGGTGGCTTTATTGTTCCCGGTGCTGCGTTAATGACAAAAAGCTTGCTCGACAATACGCAGAAAATACAGCTTGACGATACGGCGAAGCAGGGTCAGTTAGGGAAGAATACAAAAGAAGCAGTGAGCTTTGGTATTGAACAAATGTTACAGGCCTTTGTACGAGGAAAAGTGGTCGAGATTGAATCCAAATATCAACAAAAAGTCACCGTTGTTTTAACCGGTGGTCACGCGAACGACTTACTTGATGGCTTGGTTGTTTCGGTGGAGTTAGAAGGGGACCTCGTGTTGCAGGGTCTGAAATTGATCGTTAAACAGTCGCAATGA
- the birA gene encoding bifunctional biotin--[acetyl-CoA-carboxylase] ligase/biotin operon repressor BirA, producing MELLTAHKTIIKRMADGQFFSGQQLANELNVSRASIWNYLKTLEAAGFEFHAVKGKGTRLKLPIELLDKQRIISSLSVERRHFVEQLDVLDVCTSTNQYIAQRHSLESLPNGSICMAEMQTMGRGRLGKAWVSPYGQNLYVSFLWNFKGGISALSGLSLACGLAVCHALKELGMENHGLKWPNDILWQGEKLGGVLVEIQGESQGGYTAIIGIGLNYRMSFQSSTEIDQPWVDVHKAYAGTMGRNELAGRLIDNVLSVLEGYEEGGLVPHVEQWNSYDCYRDKKVKIISGGQYEEGLAKGISSTGELLLLKADGQVKKIISGEVSLRLSDQ from the coding sequence ATGGAACTATTAACAGCACATAAAACAATCATAAAACGGATGGCCGATGGCCAGTTTTTTTCCGGCCAGCAATTAGCTAATGAGCTCAATGTTAGCCGTGCATCCATTTGGAATTACCTTAAAACACTGGAAGCTGCCGGCTTCGAATTTCACGCAGTTAAAGGCAAAGGCACGCGCCTAAAGTTACCCATAGAACTGCTTGATAAGCAGCGTATTATCTCGAGTCTATCTGTAGAGAGACGGCACTTTGTTGAGCAATTAGACGTATTAGATGTGTGTACATCAACTAACCAATATATCGCTCAACGACATAGCCTTGAGTCACTGCCTAATGGTTCGATTTGTATGGCCGAAATGCAAACAATGGGGCGAGGTCGGTTAGGTAAAGCGTGGGTTTCACCTTATGGGCAGAACTTATACGTCTCTTTTTTATGGAACTTTAAGGGTGGAATATCGGCTTTATCGGGATTAAGTTTGGCCTGTGGGCTGGCTGTCTGTCATGCGCTTAAAGAACTTGGTATGGAAAATCACGGCTTGAAATGGCCAAACGATATTTTATGGCAAGGTGAAAAGCTAGGTGGGGTATTGGTAGAGATTCAAGGGGAAAGCCAAGGTGGGTATACAGCGATTATTGGTATAGGGCTTAATTACCGCATGAGCTTTCAATCGTCCACTGAGATAGACCAACCATGGGTTGATGTGCATAAAGCTTATGCTGGGACGATGGGACGAAATGAACTAGCTGGGAGACTAATTGATAACGTCTTAAGCGTGCTGGAAGGGTACGAAGAGGGTGGTTTGGTGCCGCATGTTGAGCAGTGGAACAGCTATGATTGTTATCGAGATAAGAAGGTTAAAATCATATCGGGTGGGCAATATGAAGAAGGGCTTGCTAAAGGTATTTCAAGCACCGGAGAACTGCTTTTATTAAAGGCTGATGGTCAAGTGAAAAAAATTATATCTGGCGAAGTTAGTTTGCGACTAAGTGATCAATAA
- a CDS encoding PilZ domain-containing protein, producing MSQEEGQERRRFFRINDEVALSYRLVPDNGLSNSSGLTTAERAPVSLANELEKMNEVSRIHFRHVEKESQEVARYFSFIEAKINLLAHHLMMGSDELFVKTTQPVNLSGSGVSFTVEEALKVGDYLEIKFILTPSLASIKTFSSVVSCKPEGKQFRVAVEYNQLSDDDRDLLIRHVVKKQMNDIREQKD from the coding sequence ATGAGCCAAGAAGAAGGGCAAGAACGTAGGCGGTTTTTTAGGATAAATGATGAGGTCGCTTTAAGCTATCGTCTGGTTCCTGATAACGGGCTGAGTAACAGCAGTGGGTTGACGACTGCTGAAAGAGCGCCTGTCTCTCTGGCGAATGAATTGGAAAAAATGAACGAAGTGTCTCGAATACATTTCCGCCATGTGGAAAAAGAGTCGCAAGAAGTGGCGCGTTATTTTTCTTTTATAGAGGCTAAGATTAATTTATTAGCACATCACTTGATGATGGGCAGCGACGAGTTGTTTGTGAAGACTACGCAGCCTGTTAACCTCAGTGGCTCGGGGGTTTCGTTTACAGTTGAAGAGGCGTTAAAGGTCGGCGATTATCTTGAAATAAAATTCATCCTTACACCGTCTTTAGCCAGCATTAAAACTTTTTCAAGCGTTGTTTCCTGCAAACCTGAAGGTAAGCAGTTTCGAGTGGCTGTTGAATACAACCAATTGAGTGACGATGATAGGGATCTGTTGATTCGTCATGTGGTTAAAAAGCAGATGAATGATATTCGTGAGCAAAAAGATTAG
- a CDS encoding MotB family protein — MNDDNCPKCVEGLPAWMGTFADLMSLLMCFFVLLLSMATMDANRFKKMAESLNDAFGVQRQVIAYEIVKGTTVVAQHFSPAAGDPTILDEVRQQTTDSEREFLGKDSEQESEESKQEQAKKQQEIEAKAQIVTEYVEATEQKINDAKDLAEEVKEFMVEEIEQNMVSVETDLARVIIRIHENGSFPSGSAEFNPDFLPIMDKITAVVNGSVGTVTVAGHTDNIPIKAGLYRSNWELSAARAVTVAQTLLNDGTVDETRMVIEGHADTVPLTDNETPENRAMNRRVEIILIQGEMPQDLNDPILEVVRQQ; from the coding sequence ATGAATGATGACAATTGTCCGAAGTGCGTTGAAGGACTGCCTGCATGGATGGGAACATTTGCAGATTTAATGTCTTTGTTGATGTGCTTTTTCGTCTTGCTACTATCCATGGCAACGATGGATGCTAACCGTTTTAAGAAGATGGCTGAATCGTTAAATGATGCGTTTGGTGTACAACGACAAGTGATCGCCTATGAAATTGTGAAGGGTACAACTGTAGTGGCGCAGCACTTTAGCCCAGCAGCGGGTGATCCAACAATTTTAGATGAGGTTCGGCAGCAAACAACCGATTCAGAAAGGGAGTTTTTAGGTAAAGATTCTGAGCAGGAATCAGAAGAAAGTAAACAAGAGCAAGCTAAAAAGCAGCAAGAAATAGAAGCAAAAGCGCAAATTGTGACCGAGTATGTTGAAGCGACAGAACAGAAAATCAATGATGCGAAGGACTTAGCCGAAGAAGTAAAAGAGTTTATGGTCGAGGAGATTGAGCAGAACATGGTCAGTGTTGAAACGGATCTTGCTCGGGTGATAATTAGGATACACGAGAACGGTTCTTTTCCTTCAGGTAGCGCTGAGTTTAACCCTGATTTCTTACCCATCATGGATAAAATAACGGCGGTTGTAAATGGTAGTGTAGGCACTGTAACCGTTGCTGGACACACGGATAATATTCCAATTAAGGCAGGCTTGTATCGGTCAAATTGGGAGTTATCAGCGGCGCGTGCCGTTACGGTTGCTCAAACGCTGCTGAACGATGGCACGGTAGATGAAACTAGGATGGTTATTGAAGGGCACGCCGATACCGTGCCGTTAACCGATAATGAGACACCGGAAAATAGAGCGATGAATCGGCGTGTAGAAATTATTTTAATTCAGGGCGAAATGCCGCAAGATTTAAATGACCCAATTTTAGAAGTGGTGAGACAACAATGA